The following coding sequences are from one Culex quinquefasciatus strain JHB chromosome 1, VPISU_Cqui_1.0_pri_paternal, whole genome shotgun sequence window:
- the LOC119765530 gene encoding uncharacterized protein LOC119765530 codes for MASTTLPDCHWELCRRFMARYQHLFREGQVATLAHFFANTQLAISGHAHQTGQLLLELVRDQAEVKLEVENVENGVGEEAELESVPTEVTIQQEASEDGECAARKEVEVEEPSKSTQIATENAETLVSAGCSEITSMELSSNLRLNDPPLVKPPAMEPMRHESDAEIIAKLTFFKPARYIRSLENLYRNLVIFDTDFDKTINELNRLGSGTLFIAGHELQAGQCRGMVCLRETVLADACGITVQRAKGKAKEEFLRNMKAFCYQIVSKKPTLPPIQIARLWDPATNIEYYKSIMQKFTEEKTQRELIFSEEFTENEQDILQRIAYELNLETSYVRRAHSRPQLKVRARAAPALAIVEQIVVHKDPKLNELYDVFPPRGRSRRW; via the exons ATGGCCAGCACCACCCTGCCCGATTGCCACTGGGAGCTGTGCCGCCGGTTTATGGCCCGCTACCAGCACCTGTTCCGCGAGGGTCAAGTGGCCACCCTGGCCCACTTTTTCGCAAACACCCAGCTGGCGATAAGTGGCCACGCGCACCAGACCGGGCAGCTCTTGCTGGAGCTGGTGCGGGATCAAGCGGAAGTGAAGCTCGAAGTCGAAAACGTTGAGAATGGGGTGGGTGAGGAGGCTGAGCTGGAATCGGTGCCAACCGAGGTGACCATCCAGCAGGAAGCGAGCGAGGACGGAGAATGTGCTGCGAGGAAGGAGGTCGAAGTCGAAGA ACCATCAAAATCTACTCAAATTGCCACAGAGAATGCGGAAACATTAGTCTCAGCAGGTTGTTCGGA aatcaccTCTATGGAACTGTCttcaaa TTTAAGATTAAACGACCCGCCTTTGGTTAAACCACCCGCAATGGAACCGATGAGGCACGAGTCGGACGCGGAAATCATTGCCAAACTAACTTTTTTCAAGCCTGCTCGGTACATTCGTAGTCTCGAAAATTTGTATcgtaatttggtgatttttgacaCAGACTTTGACAAAACCATCAACGAATTAAATCGGCTGGGATCGGGTACGTTGTTTATCGCCGGCCATGAACTGCAAGCCGGACAATGCCGTGGTATGGTTTGCTTGCGTGAAACGGTTCTGGCGGACGCTTGTGGCATCACTGTTCAACGAGCGAAGGGGAAAGCGAAAGAGGAGTTTCTCAGGAATATGAAAGCTTTTTGCTATCAGATTGTG tCTAAGAAACCAACTTTACCACCAATCCAAATCGCGCGGTTGTGGGACCCTGCTACAAACATTGAGTACTACAAATCCATTATGCAAAAGTTTACAGAAGAGAAAACTCAGCGAGAATTGATATTTAGCGAAGAGTTCACCGAGAATGAGCAAGACATTTTACAACG GATTGCTTACGAACTGAATCTGGAAACGAGTTACGTTAGACGGGCGCACAGCAGACCACAGCTAAAAGTTCGAGCTCGAGCAGCTCCTGCCTTGGCGATCGTGGAGCAGATAGTTGTCCATAAAGATCCAAAACTGAACGAGCTGTACGATGTGTTTCCACCGAGGGGGCGAAGCCGACGCTGGTAG
- the LOC119765290 gene encoding uncharacterized protein LOC119765290 → MSSSWNVDAYRSVSLSECHWKLCREFMTRYRHLYPEEQTVALAQIFANAQLLLRGDADQTTRLVLDLAREQPSAEVKLEVDGIEKGLVKREEVSSEDVPQVAVERELSSVVVKAEQINESERDDNAELSSTHEDSTVESSTIGPPSAKQRKRDQGEPETDATTTILASQTHFKPVKKLQNIEDVYRNLVIVDNDFEKTCREFQRLHSGSIESFQQTWDEGHCSSKIFVDQIVLVEGWSKTESLAKKKALAAFFKKMKVFCYQIVSKKPSHLENQIARTEDPTTNSKHYKSIMKRFVKDSIEHELVFSEEFSKAERDKLQRFVQVFVTVDLKIIPSKL, encoded by the exons atgtCCAGCAGCTGGAACGTGGACGCGTACCGCAGCGTGTCCCTCTCGGAGTGCCACTGGAAGCTGTGCCGCGAGTTCATGACGCGCTACCGGCACCTCTACCCGGAGGAGCAAACCGTGGCGCTGGCCCAAATCTTCGCCAACGCCCAGCTGCTGCTGCGCGGCGACGCCGACCAGACCACGCGGCTCGTGCTGGACCTGGCCAGGGAGCAACCTTCGGCGGAGGTGAAGCTCGAAGTGGATGGCATTGAGAAGGGGCTGGTTAAACGGGAGGAGGTTTCCTCCGAGGATGTTCCGCAGGTGGCGGTTGAAAGGGAGCTGAGCAGTGTTGTTGTTAAAGCGGAGCAGATAAACGAATCGGAAAGGGATGATAACGCTGA ATTGTCCTCCACCCACGAAGACTCAACAGTAGAATCGTCCACAATTGGTCCACCCAGCGCCAAGCAGCGTAAAAGGGACCAGGGGGAACCCGAAACGGACGCCACAACCACAATCCTGGCCAGTCAAACCCACTTCAAGCCCgttaaaaaactccagaacatCGAGGACGTGTATCGCAACCTGGTGATCGTGGACAACGACTTTGAGAAAACGTGCCGCGAGTTCCAGAGACTGCACTCGGGATCAATTGAGTCGTTTCAGCAAACTTGGGACGAAGGACACTGCAGCAGCAAAATATTCGTCGATCAGATTGTGCTCGTTGAGGGCTGGAGCAAAACCGAGAGCTTGGCCAAGAAAAAGGCTCTGGCGGCCTTTTTCAAAAAGATGAAAGTTTTCTGCTATCAGATTGTG TCCAAGAAACCGTCACACCTGGAGAACCAGATCGCACGAACGGAAGATCCCACGACAAACAGCAAGCATTACAAGTCCATCATGAAACGTTTCGTTAAGGACTCCATCGAGCATGAACTAGTTTTCAGCGAAGAGTTTAGCAAAGCAGAGCGGGATAAGTTACAAAGGTTTGTGCAAGTTTTTGTTACGGTTGACCTTAAAATAATACCCTCAAAACTCTAG